In Deltaproteobacteria bacterium, the genomic stretch TTAAAAGAAGGCCAGTTAGTCTCCCTGATTGTCCCCGACGCATCCCCGAGCCGTCTGGCGCCAGAACCGGATATATATTTTGATATCCTCTATCAAGACCGGGAGTTGATTGTCGTCAATAAGCCCGCCGGACTGGTGGTGCATCCGGCGGCCGGACATCAGACCGGGACACTGGTACAGGGCTTGCTGGCCGTTTGCCCGGACCTGACCGGTATTGGGGGTGAAAACAGGCCTGGCATCGTACACCGATTGGATAAGGATACCTCCGGGGTTATGGTGGTGGCCAAAACAGACAAAGCCCATCACGCTCTGGCCGAACAGTTTAAAAAGGGCCGCATCATAAAATATTATTTGGCTCTGTGCCGGGGATGGCCCAGATCAAACCAGGGTCAAATTGATACGCCTATCGGTCGGCATCCCGTGCGACGGAAACGGATGTCCGCGAGGTCACCTTCTGGCCGGCCGGCCTTGACCCGCTTCGATGTGGTGCGGCGTTTCGGTCAAGGCGTCTCCCTGCTTCGATTAAACATCCTGACCGGCAGGACACACCAGATTAGAGTCCATCT encodes the following:
- a CDS encoding RluA family pseudouridine synthase, with translation MAQSFQYHIPASSHGERLDRFLARRNPDLSRSRLKRLIDQGHVQVNKTPAKPSLNLKEGQLVSLIVPDASPSRLAPEPDIYFDILYQDRELIVVNKPAGLVVHPAAGHQTGTLVQGLLAVCPDLTGIGGENRPGIVHRLDKDTSGVMVVAKTDKAHHALAEQFKKGRIIKYYLALCRGWPRSNQGQIDTPIGRHPVRRKRMSARSPSGRPALTRFDVVRRFGQGVSLLRLNILTGRTHQIRVHLASIGCPILGDRVYGVGLGWLQKNKMLKGLVTRQMLHAERITFIHPAVSQEMTFEAALPEDISRVLEALEKSEIN